DNA sequence from the Ovis canadensis isolate MfBH-ARS-UI-01 breed Bighorn chromosome 2, ARS-UI_OviCan_v2, whole genome shotgun sequence genome:
ATTAAGAACTATCCTCTCATTAATGATCTTTTTCCTACTATATTTAGGCTTTCCCTCTGTCACTCACTACACATATTGATTGAACTCTCCCCATCAGGAAGAAAAGATCCTTGTCTTGTCATTCTAGCTATGCTATAAAGCTCTATTCTAGAAAACAGCACTCTGGTCAGTGATCAATATAaagattttagtatttttaattgtCTTAGATATATCATGATTACCAGATAATATTCTGTCATGTTTATGTAAATTTCtaacatatatttcttttatttcttatatatccttttcattataggggactggaatgcaaaagtaggaagtcaagaaacacttggagtaataggcaaatttggccttggagtacagaatgaagcagggaaaaggctaatagagttctgccaagagaacacactggtcatagcaaacaccctcttccaacaacacaagagaagagtctacacatggacatcacaagatggccaacactgaaatcagattgattatattctttgcagccaaagatggagaagctctatatagtcagcaaaaacaagaccaggagctgactgtggctcagatcatgaactccttattgccaaattcagacttaaattggggaaagtagggaaaactactagaccattcaggtatgacctaaatcaaatcccttatgattatacagtggaagtgagaaatagatttaagggactagatctgatagacagagtgcctgatgaactatggacagaggttcatgacattgtagaggagacaggaatcaagaccatcccaagaaaaagaaatgcaaaaaagcaaaatggctgtctgaggatgccttacaaatagctttgaaaagacgagaagtgaaaagcaaaggagaaaaggaaagatatactcatttgaatgcagagttccaaagactggcaaggagagataagaaagccttcctcagcgatcaatgcaaagaaagagaggaaaacaatagaatgggaaagactagagatctcttcaagaaaatgtacaaaacagattgtcacaacccagataatcacgatggtgtgatcactcacctagagccagacatcctggaatgtgaagtcaaatgggccttaggaagcatcactacgaaaaaagctagtgaaagtgacggaattccagttgagctatttcaaatcctgaaagatgatgctgtgaaagtgctgcactcaatatgccagcaaatttggaaaactcagcaggggccacaggactggaaaaggtcagttttcattccaatcccaaagaaaggcaatgccaaagaatgctcaaactaccgcacaattgcactcatctcacacactagtaaagtgacgcttaaaattctccaagccaggcttcaacaatacatgaactgtgaacttcctgatgttcaagctggttttaggaaaggcagaggaaccaaagatcaaattgccaatatccactggatcatcaaaaaagcctttgactgtgtggatcacaataaactgtggaaaattcttaaagagatgggaataccagaacacctgacctgcctcctgagaaatctgtatgcaggtcaggaagcaacagttagaactggacatggaacaacagagtggtgccaaatcggaaaaggagtatgtcaaggctgtatattgtcaccctgcttatttaatttctatgcagagtacatcatgagaaacgatgggctggaagcacaagctggaatcaagatcgctaagagaaatatcaataatctcagatatgtaaatgataccccccttatggcagaaagtgaagtagaactaaagagtctcttgatgaaagtgaaagaggagagtgaaaaagttggcttaaagcttaacattcagaaaactaagatcatggcatccggttccatcatttcatgggaaatagatggggaaacagtggaaacagtagctgagtttatttttctgggctccaaaatcactgcagatggtgattacagccatgaagttaaaagatgcgtactccttggaaggaaagttatcaccaatctagacagcatattaaaaatcagagacattactttggcaacaaagatcccgtctagtcaaggctatggtttttcctgtggtcatgtatggatgtgagagttggaatataaagaaagctgagtgctgaagaattgatgcttttgaactgctgtgttggagaagactcttgagagttccttggactgaaaggagatccaaccagtacatacTAAAgcagatcactcctgggtgttcatcgaaaggactggtgttgaagctgaaacgccaacactttggccatctgatgagaagagctgactcgttggaaaagaccctgatgctgggaaagattgagggcaggagaaggggatgacagaggatgagatggttggatggcattactgattcgatggacatgggtttggatggactctgggagttggtgatggacagggaggcctggtgtgctgcagttcatggggtcacaaagagtcagacacgactgagcgactgatctgaactgaatatGCATTTGTCTCCACTAAAGGTCATTAGATTTGTGAAGAAGATTTTGAACTTAATCACGTTTTCTTAAGTAATAGGCATGCCAGCTATCTTTGCATCTTTGGCTAATTTCTTAAGTATATTCTCAACATAAATTCTGAAAtcacaaatgaaaataataaaaaaagccaGACCTAAGAAGTTGCTCTGCATTTGTGGATAGCTACTAGAAAGCCTTAATTTGCTTTTCAGGCAAATGAAGAATAGCACACAAATGAGAAAGGGCTATTATAAAGAGAATAAGGGGCTTGAGAAATTTATTTATGCTTTAGCAATTAAATTCCAAATGATTGATGAAATGCCATTCAGATCCCAAACAAAAAGCAAGTTTAGCTGGATTTTCTCTACCCTTATCTTGAACAAAAAACTTACCTTTTCAAACCCTTAAAGATGCAAGAGTGGGGCAAGAGATTTCTCCTCTAAATATTTCTCTATAGCCAGATAACCCTTTTCCTCCTCTAAAGTATACCTTTCCCATTATATCTACCAAAATACAGTATACCCAATCTGTTCAATTCCACATCTGATATTACTAATCTTTTGgaaaaattcagttaaaaaaataaaaatatataaatagatgaaGTGAGCTACTGATGAAAATATTGCCTCATTAGCTCAGTACAGTCTGAAAACACTAAGTCATCTCTCTTAAGCTATCTCAATTCTTTCGTTTATTGCTCTCTCCTTGAGTCCAAACCATTGAAATCAATGCCTTTTCTTTCTAGTTCAGTCTACCCACATTCTCAAGCCGAGGGAGGATAAACCTTTTTGGAAAACCATCTCCTTGAAGGTGCAGGGTCCTTTTCTGCCTGGATCAGTTTCAGGCTGAAACTGCAGTCCTTGCAGGCATCTGAATGTTCAGTGTGTTCAGGGTCATTGGGATCACACTTACAGGGATCCCATGATAgccttctttcctttattctgGATATGTGATTATATGCAGAGATTGCCTGAGCTCAGCTTTTCATTATCAGCCCTTTCTAAGTTTGTTCTTCAACTTCTTTTTctatgttctttaccatctggacctagaggtttaaaaaaatcttttttcctcaTATCACCCTTGTGTTATCCACACTATGGtcccctctttcctcttctaAACATATGCAAACAACATCAATGGCCTACTTGAATGGCCCCCAGTTTCCAGCTTTCAGGGATTACCACCACTTCACTATTGTCTCTACTTTTCTCATCAAATTATTAACTACAGTAAAGTAATAGTACATTTCAcctcaattatactttaatatctCTCTCTGGACATAGATCCAATTTGGAGGATGATGCCAAGGGTAGTTTATAGGATATCTGATAAGATGTACCACAGCAAAAAGAGATTGAGAATGCACTTAAAggtttactttttttgttgttgttatagaaaATGTTCAAAATACACCAAACGAGAGGAATATTACATTGAACTCTCACGTATCCATCACCCAACTTCTACaattattatagttattttacaaaaaatatttttggccaCTGTACTGAAAATTGCTTTTTCAAAGATTATTATCTCCCATGACCAATTTGCTTTTTATTCTAACTCCAGTGCTGAAAGCAAACTAAAACACAGGTGGaaaaatgagagggaaaaaaaaattgaatacagTTCTGTTTAATTTCAGGAATATCTCTTTCATATTATTGTTACCATATAAAGCAAGTTGCAACATAAAATGTCTTAAAGGTTATCcctggaaacaatggctgaaggAAATTCTAGATTATTggagtttggttttcttttatcATACTAGTGTTGTCATAGTTACCCTACACAGTATTTTTCAGTGAAACCTCCGGACAAAAGATTGACTCAGTTTCGATACAGGCAGGTTAGGGTCTGCAGATATCTATTTATGAGGAAGTAGTAAAAGCTACAGCATCATATCAGTAAGAGAGAAGAAGCTTCCAAAGAGGTAAAGCAGTCTGGTTTATACCACCTCTGGGTAATGGAAGAACTTGACAAAGTTACCAACAGTAGTTAGCCGTCACTGTGTTTCCAGTGATTCATACAATGACAGTGAATCAAATGATAATTAGTGGAAACCTGCCATGAGGATGGTTTCCTTTATATCCTTATTGATGATAAAATAATTCAGAGCATACTGTTAAAACTCATAGGGAGCTGAATTAGGTGAATAATATCCTAAGGCCAAGAGAGAAATGACCTTGAATGTTGGTAAAATGTTAGTGTGAAAACAGGGCGTGAAATCAGAGGTGACAAATAGAAGGTGAGGTTTAAGTACAAAGAGACTCTCTTAAATTCAGTTTGAAAGAGAATTTTTCCACTTCCTTTTGGGAAGTCTTAAgttatgagggtggagccctgatGAATGGCATCAGTgttagtgtgttagtcgctcagtcgtgccctactctctgcgaccccatggactgcagtccaccaggctcctctgtccatgagattttccaggcaagaatactagagtgggttgccctttccttctctaagggatcttcccaacccagggatcgaacccgggtctcctgcactgcaggcagattctttactgactgagcttaGTATCCTTATGAAAGAGGTTCCAGAGATATCCTCAGCCCCTTTCTCCACACAAAGATACAATGAAAAGTCTGTGATCCAGAAAGGATCCTCAACCAGTCAGGTTGGcatcctgatcttggacttccaggctccagaacatgagaaataaattatttctgttgtttataagcagcccagtctgtggcattttgttatggcaacctgGATATACTAAGTCAAGGAAAATACTGAatggccatttttttttccttcggcTTTTTGAGGTTGTTttgtttggggggggggaggtttcttttctttttgtgtgtttagaaaagattaaaaagaagagaaagatttaAAGGAAGATACAGTATATTTGGGCCTAATTCCCTTACttttaggaaaagaaacagaggtaGGTAAAACATGTATCCTACTTGATTCTCTGTCTAATGTGTAGCTTTGATGGTGTACTTTTTAATAGAAAGAGACCACTGGCAATGAAGaagatagttttatttatttgcctgttaatttggtgggtttttgtttttttttaaattgaatcataattgacatataatattatattagtttcaggaatAAAACATAGTGATTCCATATTTATACACGCCATGAAATGATCACTGTAAATCTAGTAACCATCTCTCACCATACAAAATTATTATGATATTATTGACTATAATCCCTATGCTATATATTACACCcccataacttatttattttattttattttatttttgagtttaaatgtgttttgtttttagacaACCTACATGACACGTTTTCTCAAAAACAATGCCTCCGCTCCAAATAAATCAACGTTCAAAACAAATGAAGAGCTCGAGATGACATCAGTCCCATCTGTCTAAGTCCTGGTGTTGTGTGGATGAAAAGCAGTGGCCAGCCAGTTTTGACGACAGGTGATTGATCCAAAGTAACTGCCAACTTTGTTAACATTTTTCCATCTCTAAACCATCCTTAAAGAAAATCATATATGGGGTTACACCATCCTCACGGTAGTCCAGCAGAGCAACCATGCCATCTGGATTCATGTTTTCACCAATAAAGAACTGATAGTTTTTGAAATTAGCAAGGATGTGCTTGATTTGTTCTGCAGCCCCTGTCATAAAAGGTTTTACTCTTTCTGGTCTCTGTTCTTCAAGTTTCCCTTTGATTGACTTCATGTAATCTTTGATGTACTTCTTGTAGGCTTCTTTTGTGAAGCTGGTTTCCTGCAAGTGATGGTTCATGACAATATCGACACCAGTGATTACTGTGCTTTCGGTACCTTCGCCCTCGGGGCCTTCAGCGGAGGCATTTCCACCAATGAGCGAGTCATCGATGTTACCCTCTGTCCTACTGACCATCTTCCCCTCCACCTCCAGACACAGCCCGTCCGCGACCTCCCGGATCTTGTAGATGTCGGAGAACATCTCGTCATGGCTGATGAGGTCCCGGTAGATGATCATGATGGCGACTGGAGGGAGGCGACAGCGGCGCTGGCTTAGCAGGAGCCCGGAGCTCAGAGCGAGCGCAGTGCGGCCAGAGCGGCGctcggggggaggggggagcgggCGGAAAagcaacttatttattttataactagtagTTTGTACTTATTAATCCCTCTGACCTATTTTTCCCATCCTTCGCCCCTCACCCTCTCTGGCAACCATTGGTTGTATATATGAATCTGTATAtatgaatctgtttttgttttatccttttattctgttttaatattccacacataagtgaaattatacagtatttgtcttcctttgactgacttacttcacttggcataatacTCTCTTGGTCTATCCAAGTTGTTGCAAatgaaatgatttctttctttttctaactgtagagtaatattccattgtatatataccacatcttaatTGTCCATTCATCTactaatgaacatttaggttgtttccaaatcttggctattgtagTCAATGCTGCAACAAACATGGGGGtccatatctttttgaattagtgtttttattttcttcaaataaataccaAGAGCTGGAATTGCTGGCAGTTGCcagttgaatttttaattttttgaagaacctcaatactgttttccacagaggcTATACtaacttacattcctaccaacagtacattagtgttcccttttcttcacatcctccctAAGAATTGttattgtctttttgataatagccattgtGACAGGCATGAAGTGGCATCTTATTGTCATTTtggtttgtatttccctgattatCAGCacgctgaacatcttttcatgtgcctgttgaccatctgtctgtctttgggaaatgtctattcaggtcctctgtccatttttcaattgcttttttaaaaaaatatattgagctgtatcagttctttatatattttagataccaGTCTCTTATAGgatatattgtttgcaaatatcttctcccatttaaTAGGTTGcccttttgttttgttgatggtttcttttacCATGcataagctttttagtttgatgtagtcctatTTGTTGACTGTTGTTAGAAGATAGTTTTAATTGACTTTCCGTTCTCCCTAGCAGCAAATGGTTGCTCATGATGAGGGCCCTAAAGGAATGGCTCCTCTTGAGTAGCAAAATCTTTTCCTGGTCCTATGACATAAAATGTCATATGTTCAGAtagttcaaattaaaaaaaaatatatatatataaagatatataaagaTATACAGTGAAAAGTTTTGCTCTCACCCTGTCCATCATTTACATAactcttacacacacatacacagagttcCATGCATGGATGCtaaactaagtcacttcaggcatgtccgactctttgtgattctctatgggattctggagtgggttgccatgccctcctccagggagtcttcccaacccagggactgaacctgcatctctaacatctcctgcatcaacaggtaggttctttatgactagcaccacctggtatTTCTGCCTATTTTCTATTATATTGTTGGTATTTTATTGGTATCCAATAGTTCTTCACATGTTAAGGAGATTATTATTTGTCTATGATATGAGTTTCTGTTTGTAATTTACTATCTGACattgtttatagtttttatattgTTAAATTTATTATTCTCTTTCATGGGTTATAGATTTTGAGTCATAAAGATCTTCTCCACTGAAATACTAAAATATAACTTCTGTAACTTCTTCTAATATTATATGCTCTCACTATTTTGTAGGAACGTCTTTCATTCATTTGAAATTTATCGTGGTTTTACTAGAGTAATGGTATGTGCTCAGAATCCAAGATCTTTTCCTCACAGGCAGTTGGCCATCATTTATTGAAGTGTTTACTTCTTCCCCACTGATTAGAAATGCCATAGTTTTCATAATAGCAGTATACATTTGGAATTAGTTTTGAATTTTGTATGATATTCTATCAGTCATTTTGTGTAATGATTAactagtaccacactgttttaatGTTCAGGTCTTTGTGTTTTAATATCTGATagtgctggatttagaaaaggcagaggaaccagagatcaaattgccaacatccttcaGATTGTAGAAAAATcaatggaattccagaaaaacatctacttctgcttcattgactacactaaagcctttgactatgtggatcacaacaaactatggaaaattcttcaagagatgagaataccagatcaccttacctgtctcatgaaaaatctttatgcaggtcaagaagcaacagttagaactggacatggagtgatggactggttcaagattaagaaaggagtatgtcaaggctgtatagcgtcaccctgcttgtttaacttatatgcagaatacatcgtgtgaaatgctgggctggatgaagctcaagctggaatcaagattgctggggtaAATATCAGTACCCTCAGATATGAagacgataccacccttatggcagaaggtgaagaggaactaaggagtcccttgatgaaggtgaaagaggagagtaaaaaagctggcttaaaactcaacattcaaaaaaagaaaaaagaaaatcatggcatctggtcccatcacttcaaggcaaatagatggagaaacaatggaaacagtgagagactttatttccctgggctccaaaatcactgtggacagtgactgcagccatgaaataaaaagatgcttgcttcttggaagaaaagctatgacaaacctagacagcatattcaaaagcagagacattactttgctgacaaaggtccatatagtcaaagctatgttttttccagtattcatgtatggttgtgagagttggaatataaagaaagctgagtgctgaagaattgatgcttttgaattgtggtgttggagaagactcctgggaatcccttggacaacaaggtgaaaaagccagtccatcctaaaggaaatcagtcctgaatattcattggaaggactaatgctgaagctgaaactccaataccttggccacctgacgtgaagagtcgactcattggaaaagatcctgatgctgggaaatactgaaggcaggaggagaaggggacgacagaggatgagagggttggatggcatcactgactcaatggacatgagtttgagcaagctctgggagttggtgatggacctggaagcctggcgtgctgcagaccatgggttcacaaggagtcagacgtgactgaatgagtgaacaaCAATAAATCTGATAGTGCTAATTTGCCCTAACTGCCCTTTACTCCTCAGTTTTCTGCCTATTTCTGAttaattatttttccatataaactttatgATAATTTTGCCTTATGTTAAAAACCTCACTgtcaatatttttcttattgGGCTCGTGTTGAAATTATAAATTAACTCAGAAAGAATTGACATCCTTTGGTATTTACCAACTAGGTACATCTTCCCTTTGTACAAAACTTCTTGTATGTTTTCAGTCgtgttttaacatttcttattaaGTTTATTAATGTagctttcatcttttcttttttaaatgagtacTTGAATCTATTATATATTCATGCCATTTGTTGtcttttgtatattaattttgtgccTCACTACTTGGCTAAATAGCTTTTTGGTTGAGTCCCTTGGGTTTTCCAGgtatttaattataatatttagcAGAATGAATCCTAATGGATGCtacagagaagaagaaattgtGCTTCTCAGTATAGTGGATGGAAGTTCTTTCTGGCAAATCTCAGGAAGGGCAAATATGGACAAGGTGTGGACTCTTTGATACTCTAGACCAGTCCAGATAATGCCCAGTATTCAAAAGCTGTAGAATCATTTTAGGAAGAAAGTACTGGAATAAGGATTGCTTTAAAACAAATAGTTCATTATTATCTTAATCTCAGTCATCATAATTGTCATTACATCTTACATTTAAATATCACATCTCACAATTAAATATCaatttaaatattgaaattaactaatttttttttcaattagttGAAAAAGTTAACTAATATAAAGCTACCGATTTGATGCCACCATTGTTATTACCAAAAATTTCAAAGATATCTCTAGGATATCCATGTAAGATTCAATGTAGTTTAATACAATatggtaaagaaaaaaatccagttgTATTCAACTAACTGCCCACAAGTCTTGCAGTAGAATTTGTGTTTAAGTAGTTTAAATGAATTGCTTTGTGATGGGCATGGCAAATTCTCCTTGCTGAATTGACTAAACCCTCATTACCTAACAATGATCTCCTCTGTTGATCTTTGGGGCATGGTGTCTCATCTGTTTAGTTGGGCCTTTTATTTGACTTTCATTGACTTTGCGGCCAAGCCTGTTTTCTCTGGTCAATTTGTTAACTCAAATATGTAGGTGAACTCAGCCATTTAGGAAGGAcatgtaatttttaataataacacGCATTGTATTTGACAATAGGATACAATTTTCACTGGTAAATGGAGAAGCAAATGTTTGAGTTTTGAGCAATAGCTTGCTCTGTTTAAAGGAATTGTCCAACTGTCTTTTCCAAGGAAACACAGACTTCTGATTGCTAAATTCCTGCCAACATTCTTTCCCCTATATATAGGATTCAATCTTAGATCAGATAAATACAACTTGAAGTCTTCTTAACGTGCTTGCTGGGATATTGGTACCTACCTTTTAGAGCTAGTTTCTGGAGAGCTGCAGCTATCACCCAAATCTTAGTACTAAGTTTGCCATAATAACATTTTGTTATTGAAAcaaagaaatgacaactcactatTCTGTGTGCTTTGAGAGATGTTGTCCTTTGGAATCAATACGGGGCTTCTTTTGGCTCCACATGTGAATTAACTATATAAATGTCCCTTTAGAATCTGTTTATGTAGAGACCATCCAGGATGTTAGTAAGTATATCCACTTATTTCACAGGTCTTCCGATTTGCTAACATACTTGAAGTTTCAGTACTCAAGTCACTCATGTAACCATTTCTTTTATCGAGGTGGTTTTGATAAGTTTCCAGTACCTACTTGCAAATGCTTCAGAACATT
Encoded proteins:
- the LOC138432816 gene encoding translationally-controlled tumor protein, with amino-acid sequence MIIYRDLISHDEMFSDIYKIREVADGLCLEVEGKMVSRTEGNIDDSLIGGNASAEGPEGEGTESTVITGVDIVMNHHLQETSFTKEAYKKYIKDYMKSIKGKLEEQRPERVKPFMTGAAEQIKHILANFKNYQFFIGENMNPDGMVALLDYREDGVTPYMIFFKDGLEMEKC